The proteins below come from a single Mercenaria mercenaria strain notata chromosome 3, MADL_Memer_1, whole genome shotgun sequence genomic window:
- the LOC128555869 gene encoding sericin-1-like yields MSASTASAPSSSSVVMSTTTDITTTNAATTSDSSTSQGTTSTVHTVTSTGTNIQSQSTVSQSSTSSGGQTITSTGGQTSVSSSGQTSTPSGGQTSVSSGGQTSVSSGGQTSTSSNSPSSTFSNSPSSASSGGPSSTMTSTIPSTSGSAATSGSSSSAGSGSTGSTVSIPGSSPTGQTSSSVSSSTESPSTTTTTTTIQTSKDVFQL; encoded by the coding sequence ATGAGTGCATCAACCGCTTCTGCTCCAAGTAGTTCATCGGTTGTTATGTCAACTACCACTGACATAACAACAACAAATGCGGCGACAACAAGTGACTCGTCTACGTCACAAGGAACAACATCAACAGTACATACCGTAACATCCACAGGCACGAATATTCAAAGCCAAAGTACTGTTAGTCAATCGTCGACCTCCAGTGGTGGTCAAACAATAACTTCTACTGGTGGGCAAACATCAGTTTCTAGCAGTGGTCAAACATCAACTCCTAGTGGTGGGCAAACATCAGTTTCTAGTGGTGGTCAAACATCTGTTTCAAGTGGTGGCCAAACATCTACTTCTAGTAATAGTCCATCGTCAACTTTTAGCAATAGTCCGTCTTCAGCATCTAGTGGTGGCCCTTCCAGCACAATGACATCTACAATTCCATCCACCTCTGGCAGCGCAGCTACTTCAGGTTCTTCGTCTTCGGCTGGTTCTGGTAGTACAGGTTCTACAGTCAGTATACCGGGGTCGTCTCCTACAGGACAAACCAGCAGTTCCGTGTCTAGCAGTACTGAGAGTCCgtctacaacaacaacaacaacaacaatacaaacAAGTAAGGATGTATTCCAATTGTAA